The Polluticoccus soli sequence AACAAAGAATTTGTCAGTAACGATTTGGTCGTTTGTTTGCAAGCGCAGGAAGTACATACCTGGGTTCAGGTTATGCAGGTCCAGAGCGTGTTCTTGCATACCAGACAGGTTTTTGCCCAGATCTTTAGCATAAACAACTTTACCAGCTACGTCAACCACTTGTACAGATGCATCGGTGTTTGCGAATACATATTTAATGGTCATTTTACCGTTAGCAGGATTAGGGTACATCAGCAGACCATTGCCACCGATAACTTCGTTTACGTTAGCCAGCCAGTAAGTGATCTTAACGTTGTTACAAGTTTTGTTGTTAGTCAAAACTGGATCTACAGCGTTGTTAGGCGCAGGAAGACCTGATACGATGAATACGCTATCGCACCACTGTTGTGCAACGTTGTTTTGTGATGTAGTAATTGCAGATCCTGGATCCAGATCAACTGGGTTTGGATTCGGCACCATACCTACAGTATCGTGTTGTGTCATACCCATAGGGAAGCCATTTTGACCCCAAGAGATCTTGTAGGTAGTCCAGCCAGTACGCACTTTAACTGTATCAGATACAGCGATAGTATCGTTTGCAGTTGCACCGTGGTTGATGATGCTCCAAGACAGATACATCTTAGCTACGCCGTCGCCATCGATCAGCATTTCGTCGTTATCCGCGATAACGTGAACGGTAGTAGAAGTTTTACCCCAAGAGTGAACCAGGCTCAGGTTAGGCTGTTTTTGAGCAGACGCATTTGTCGCAACACCAGCAGCCAGCAACATTAATAAGTAAATACGCTTCATGTGTTATGTTTTTAAAGTAATGAAATAATTGTCGGGCTAAGATAACTAAGTTTTAATAAAAACAAAAAATCTCCGAAAAAAAGCAATAAAACATTGCTGAATTATGACGACAGGCGGTTATGGCTTTAACTTCGGGTTATTCAAATGCCTTTCGCTGTCCCTCGCACTTTTCTTTTCAAGATTTTTCTGCAACGCTTCGGTAAGATCTACCCCTGTTTGATTGGCCAGACAAAGTAATACCCAGAGTACATCTGCCATCTCGTCTGCCAGCAGTTTTTCCTTATCACTTTCCTTAAATGATTGCTCGCCGTACTGTCTGACCATCAGTCGTGCAAGTTCACCAGTCTCTTCCATCAAAATACCCAGGTTAGTAAGCTCGTTGAAGTATCTCACTCCCGTTGTTTTTATCCAGTCATCTACCTGCTGCTGGGCTTCTTTTATTGTTAATTCCATTGTAATTTTTATTGTGTTTATGAGTTGATTTTTAGCTACATCCCTTGTAAATCACGGGGTTTGCTAAGTTTTGACAAACAGCTTCTGTTAACAACAATCAAGCTGCATTTGTTTGTTTATTCAAAATAATAGAACTTACCTCATTAAAGCTAATACAGCTAAAAATAGTCAGTAACATCATGCAGTCATTCGGAACAGACATTGACGCCGCTAACGCGCTCAAAAATAAGTTTGCTGAGATAAAGAAAGCCATTGGACATGTAATTGTAGGGCAAGAAGATGTCGTAGACAAGTTGGTCATTTCAATACTTTGCAATGGCCATAGTTTGCTGGTTGGCGTACCCGGCCTGGCCAAAACACTTTTGGTAAAAACGGTGGCGGACGTATTGGACCTATCGTTCAAGCGCATACAATTCACTCCGGACCTTATGCCTAGTGACATTGTAGGCGCTGAAATACTAGACGAGGACAGGCATTTCCGGTTCATCAAAGGCCCTGTATTTGCCAACATCATCCTCGCAGATGAAATAAACCGGACTCCGCCTAAAACCCAGGCGGCCTTGCTTGAGGCCATGCAGGAACGCAATATAACAGCAGGTGGGACGCTGTATAAACTTCCTGCTCCTTTCTTTGTACTCGCAACACAAAACCCAATAGAACAGGAAGGTACTTACCCACTGCCGGAAGCACAACTAGACAGGTTCATGTTCCAGATATGGCTAGACTATCCCAGCTTTGCCGACGAAGTAAATATAGTACGTACTACAACCGGCGCTTCAAAAACAGAGCTGCCCAAAGTACTGGACGCGGAAGGCATCCTTTATTTCCAGGATCTGATAAGAAGAGTACCCGTTCCAGACAACGTGTTGGAATACGCGGTTGGCCTGGTGCATAAAACACGCCCCAATACCGATGCTGCCCCCGCCGTCGCCAAACAATATATTGCTTATGGCGCGGGACCAAGGGCATCGCAGTACCTGGTACTCGGCGCAAAATGCCATTCGCTATTGCAGGGAAAGTACTCACCAGACATTGAAGACGTTCAGGCCATGGCCATGTCGGTGCTGAGACACCGTGTTGTTCGTAACTATAAGGCCGAAGCTGAAGGCATCACGCAGGAATCACTGATCAAACAACTGTTATAATGGAGAATTTAAGTGCGAAAGCTTATTTCTTGAGGAATGAGTTTATCGACAAATTGAAGCAAATCGAACCTGCTACTAAACCGCTATGGGGAAAGATGAATCTCCATCAAATGATAGAGCATATGAGCTATTCTTTGAGGCAGGCCAATGGCAAAGACCAATATGATTGTGTAACACCGGAAGAGAACATACCGCGAATGCAGGCGTTTCTTATGAGCGAAAAGCCGTTTAAGGAGAACACTCCTAACCAGCTTTTGCCGGAGGATCCAGAGACTCCAAAACAAAAAGATATAGATGATGCCCTGGCGGAGTTAAAAACAGAGACCGAGGACTTTTTTAAGGTTTTTGAAAAAACACCAGACAGAGTGATCACCAACCCATTTTTTGGCGATCTCAATTACGAGATGTGGGTGCAGCTACTTCACAAACATGCCCGGCACCATTTAAAGCAATTTGGTGTTAACGAATAAAGCCACCTAACGGTGGCTTTATTATTTCTGTTACAGTCGTATTTCTTATTGATGATTGGCGCCTGTTACTTCAGTCACTTCTATCTGCGTATTGTAAGTGCGAACATTAGAGTCGATAACCGAAAATGAAGCTGACCCCGCGACTTTTTCGCCTTTGTCATAACCTGTTACGTCCATATAATAGTCGCCCCATTTTAAGCTGTCGAACTTAGCGGTCATTTTACCATCGACTGGTAATGCGATCGTGTCATCATATCCATTGAGGATCGGACCTTTAACTGCATCATATTTGATAAATATCCAAGCAGAGTCAATATCCTTACCATGGTGCTTTGGCGTCACTTCGAGCACTGCTTTGCCACCTTTTCCGCCTATAGGTCGTGGAGCTGGCTCAACAATTTCATTTTCGCGGGTGCAGCTACCCATCAATATTCCGGCTAGCAAAAGTCCGGCAGCAAATTTCATTGTTCGCATAATGGTTAAAGATAGAATATGTTTGGATTAAACAAAATAGTGAGATAGTCTTTTTTGGTTTACAATTAAATATAATAACTCATATAACCAGTTTGTTATAAACAAATGACAATGGAATTATTTCCGCTGCCACTGTAATAAATACATTTGCCAATATCTTAAGCTAATGCTGAAGTCATCTTTCGCAATATTATTTGTTTCGCTCATAGTCACAACTGGTTGCTGTAAGAAAAAACTCTATTGCAATCCTGATGGTCTCACGATCATTATCACCGGCTATCCTCGGCTGGATGTAAGAAATATCATTGTAAAAAAGTACGCGACAGGCAATCACAGAAAAGCATTGGATTCGACAACCTTCATTTATAGTGGTACCGAACCAATTGTACTTAACAAAAAAGACACCCTGGTTTTCAAAGACTATAGCACAACTTCAACAACCATCAGTGGAGTTTACCAGGGCAATGACTGGGACATATACCTCCCTGGTACACCCGGCCGTGAAAATTATCGCGTTACATCTATTGTAGATGCAGAGCACCGTTTTGAAATGATAAGGTGCAGCGATCACGATACAAAATGCCTCAATCCCATCGGCCATTTCGTTGTAAACGACAACTGGAAACAGGGCGACACTTTGTGGATCGAAAAAAAGAAATAGGCCCCATCTTCTTGTTAAGCGGTCGTTAACCGCATGCAAAACTGTAGTTAAGCAGCCTCTAATATTTTGATAGCGCCATGCCATGTGGCATTTTTGTGTCCTAGCTGTACTTGTGGGTATCGCTAACAACGTTGTGTTCTTTTTCATGCATATAGGAGGCTCCTTTGGCGGGGGGCCTTCTTCTTTTTAGAGCAATAAAAAAAGAGGTGATGATCACCTCTTTTTTATAACGCATCCGAAAATTAATTGTTGTTAATTAGCGGCGACGTGCAACGTTGTTTAAAGTGTTGAAATTCACCCTGCTTGCAGAGGTACCAACTTCACCTTCCTGCATTTTCTTGAATGTTTTCTTGTCTACATCCAGGTACAGAGTTTTCACAGGATAAGCTGAACCTTCTTGTGCTACAGGAATATCATCGATATTCTCTTCGCTCAGCAGTACCGTTTCTTCACCGTCTACGTCATCGCATTTGTTACACCATGAGCATTCTTCAGCTTTATGCCTAGCTACCAGGCGAACTTTCATTTTACCTTTACCTGAGAAGTCTTTAATGATGGTCTCACGCTCAACAACACTCACGCGTTCTGGGTTGTTGTAGTTAAATGAGTTACCACAAGCTGTCAAGAACATCAGGTCAGTACCGTTGTTTTTAGCATCAACTACCCATGTAGGAATGCTGGTTTGATTTGGCAGCATCAGGATGCTGTAGTGGTAATTGTTGTTACCATCGCCCATCATACCAATTGCACCATAAGGTACGCTTGATGCCTGCACGTCCTCGCGACCGAAATCCGGGTCACTTACACCGCTATATCCAATAGCTTGAAACAGCTCATTCAATTCACCACTATACATTGGGTTGCTACCCAGTGCTTTCAGCTGATCATAAACCTCACCGGCATCGCGCAAATGACGCAATGAAGGGAACTGTGGATCACGACCTAATACAGTTACTGTTTTAGGTGTTTTATCGGTAGGCACAACGAATATTTCATGTGAACTGTTCTGCGCAGTAGCCGTAAGGCTTGTAATTCCGATCGTTAAGATTAAAGCAAACTTTTTCATAATTCTTCGTTTTTAGCGTTATCACATACTTTCGCACATAGCTTAACAAAGCCATGCCAAGCCTTAAAACTATTGGCAGGCTGAAGGCTCAACGGCTAGCGTTTCCCAAAAATCGTAACCAATAGATTTTCAGTGTTTTTGTCATTCCGTGTCAAAGAAACACGGCACTCAAACAACCACAAGACGTATTTTCGCCAAATGCGGAGTTTTTGTATCGCGTTAACATATTTGCTTTTTGCAAGTGCAGATTGCGCTAAGGCACAAGTTTCTTTGGGGTTGGGTCCACAGTTTGATTTTCCCCTAATGTATAATGCGGCTGTAGGCAACTATAACCACTCTTTGGGTGCATTGGGCGCACGCCTCAACCTCAGGTATGTTCCACAAAACACAACATTTTACCCTTCGCTGACCGCCAATGCCACAGCTATACGCCTGCCCTTGGTGAAACTAAATGATGTGGTCGTAAACATGCGCTTTACACAAATAAACGCGACAATTGGCGTGAATAGCTACAAGCAACTTAATAATGCCCAGGTACATTATGGCATCGGGGTTGGTGTGAGCTACCTGAAAGGCAATGGTGTAGAGCTTACCGGAAAAACAGAGAACAGGGTGCCTGTTGCCCCGCCACCATATATT is a genomic window containing:
- a CDS encoding DinB family protein encodes the protein MENLSAKAYFLRNEFIDKLKQIEPATKPLWGKMNLHQMIEHMSYSLRQANGKDQYDCVTPEENIPRMQAFLMSEKPFKENTPNQLLPEDPETPKQKDIDDALAELKTETEDFFKVFEKTPDRVITNPFFGDLNYEMWVQLLHKHARHHLKQFGVNE
- a CDS encoding T9SS type A sorting domain-containing protein — protein: MKRIYLLMLLAAGVATNASAQKQPNLSLVHSWGKTSTTVHVIADNDEMLIDGDGVAKMYLSWSIINHGATANDTIAVSDTVKVRTGWTTYKISWGQNGFPMGMTQHDTVGMVPNPNPVDLDPGSAITTSQNNVAQQWCDSVFIVSGLPAPNNAVDPVLTNNKTCNNVKITYWLANVNEVIGGNGLLMYPNPANGKMTIKYVFANTDASVQVVDVAGKVVYAKDLGKNLSGMQEHALDLHNLNPGMYFLRLQTNDQIVTDKFFVRSN
- a CDS encoding nucleotide pyrophosphohydrolase — its product is MELTIKEAQQQVDDWIKTTGVRYFNELTNLGILMEETGELARLMVRQYGEQSFKESDKEKLLADEMADVLWVLLCLANQTGVDLTEALQKNLEKKSARDSERHLNNPKLKP
- a CDS encoding AAA family ATPase produces the protein MQSFGTDIDAANALKNKFAEIKKAIGHVIVGQEDVVDKLVISILCNGHSLLVGVPGLAKTLLVKTVADVLDLSFKRIQFTPDLMPSDIVGAEILDEDRHFRFIKGPVFANIILADEINRTPPKTQAALLEAMQERNITAGGTLYKLPAPFFVLATQNPIEQEGTYPLPEAQLDRFMFQIWLDYPSFADEVNIVRTTTGASKTELPKVLDAEGILYFQDLIRRVPVPDNVLEYAVGLVHKTRPNTDAAPAVAKQYIAYGAGPRASQYLVLGAKCHSLLQGKYSPDIEDVQAMAMSVLRHRVVRNYKAEAEGITQESLIKQLL